In bacterium, one DNA window encodes the following:
- a CDS encoding metallopeptidase TldD-related protein — MDFEKIKAIVAGTDGLTGWCLRRRETQSTTLIHLPGIYKVEAGKFARQRNPHPREVITAPSEEIWVTVYCHPRRDMTGMSDIPDRVPSATGEAVGQFVSDDEAAVKETLAGLVAAALAQPNRPYPLVDKSAVFPQVDLAERELLELSQPALQARLQRFADAVLPASESELGIELSNLEVFVRRMRNHVETGTGIIIDYPSTLTDAELCFIARFGDKVAEHTSRPHARRLRDLDPQVLVTIGADYARGTANASAPPQWAGPVVLTGTAAHDFMKLDYQPLSWHCGGRAIYEKMSRYAKGRPAWGQKSLAGDAVTIFSDPLVPFGPDSHLESDAQPARRTCLLKDGCYDEVIGGPRYYHYLGLLEQDMTPSGPPGNTVVPAGRHRTCDLLGTGRAVVIRGFSDFRADPTSGDFASEIRLGEVREDGNAKPFKGGLLIGNWFDALADIRLSSETVGQDGYYGPAAIRVGDLKVAS, encoded by the coding sequence ATGGACTTTGAGAAGATCAAGGCAATCGTAGCGGGGACCGACGGTCTCACCGGCTGGTGTCTGCGCCGCCGCGAGACTCAATCGACCACCCTCATCCACCTGCCGGGCATCTATAAGGTTGAGGCAGGCAAGTTCGCGCGTCAGCGCAATCCCCACCCGCGCGAGGTCATCACCGCCCCGAGCGAGGAAATCTGGGTGACCGTCTACTGCCACCCGCGACGGGACATGACCGGGATGTCCGACATTCCGGATCGTGTCCCAAGCGCCACGGGTGAGGCGGTCGGCCAGTTCGTGTCCGACGACGAAGCCGCGGTGAAAGAGACGCTCGCCGGGCTTGTTGCCGCCGCCCTGGCCCAGCCGAACAGACCTTACCCGCTCGTCGACAAGTCGGCGGTATTCCCTCAGGTGGACCTCGCCGAACGCGAGTTGCTCGAACTGTCACAACCCGCGCTGCAGGCACGGCTCCAGCGGTTCGCGGACGCGGTCCTGCCCGCGAGCGAGTCCGAACTCGGGATTGAGCTCTCGAACCTGGAGGTATTCGTCCGCAGGATGCGGAATCATGTCGAGACCGGCACCGGTATCATCATCGATTATCCCTCGACACTCACCGATGCCGAGCTCTGCTTCATTGCCCGGTTCGGGGACAAGGTCGCTGAGCACACGTCCCGGCCGCACGCGCGCCGGCTCCGCGACCTCGATCCGCAGGTGCTCGTGACCATCGGCGCAGACTACGCGCGCGGCACGGCCAATGCCAGCGCCCCGCCGCAGTGGGCGGGCCCGGTCGTGCTGACCGGCACGGCGGCGCACGACTTCATGAAACTCGATTACCAGCCTCTCTCGTGGCACTGCGGCGGCCGCGCCATCTACGAGAAGATGTCGCGCTACGCGAAAGGAAGGCCGGCCTGGGGTCAAAAGTCGCTCGCCGGGGATGCCGTGACCATCTTCTCGGACCCGCTTGTCCCGTTCGGTCCGGACTCGCACTTGGAAAGCGATGCCCAACCGGCCCGTCGCACCTGCCTGCTCAAAGACGGCTGCTACGACGAGGTCATCGGCGGCCCGCGATACTACCACTACCTCGGCCTGCTTGAACAGGACATGACGCCGTCCGGCCCTCCGGGCAACACGGTTGTCCCGGCCGGGCGCCATCGAACTTGTGACCTCCTTGGCACGGGACGGGCCGTGGTCATCCGTGGATTTTCCGACTTCCGCGCGGACCCGACCTCCGGTGACTTTGCTTCCGAAATCCGCCTCGGGGAGGTGCGGGAAGATGGTAACGCCAAGCCGTTCAAGGGCGGTCTTCTCATCGGCAACTGGTTCGACGCCCTGGCCGACATCCGGCTCTCGTCCGAGACTGTGGGGCAGGATGGGTACTACGGGCCAGCCGCAATCCGCGTGGGCGACCTCAAAGTCGCCAGTTAG
- a CDS encoding SagB/ThcOx family dehydrogenase codes for MFSCVALLLTLTAGAVSVQEPAKLDTIILSAPQMDKGLTVMQALSARKSQRDFTNEPLTRQQLSELLWAANGVNRPDGKRTAPAAVDVQTVDIYVLMPEGVYRYDAPGLRLLPVAAGDYRKAAGRQEFAVNAPVNLIFVLDRAKFSGLPPGAGKTPDDTRISWAYVNAGCQAQNAALYCASEGLGGVVRAGFPAEELGQALNLTPEQMPLLAFTVGRPKTK; via the coding sequence GTGTTTTCATGCGTCGCGCTGCTGTTAACCCTGACTGCAGGTGCGGTAAGCGTCCAGGAACCCGCGAAGCTCGACACAATCATCCTCAGCGCCCCGCAGATGGACAAGGGCCTGACGGTGATGCAGGCACTCTCCGCCCGCAAGTCCCAGCGCGACTTCACGAATGAGCCGCTGACCCGGCAGCAGTTGTCGGAACTGCTTTGGGCCGCGAACGGTGTGAACCGCCCTGACGGCAAACGCACCGCGCCCGCCGCAGTCGACGTCCAGACCGTGGACATCTACGTCCTGATGCCCGAAGGCGTTTACCGGTACGATGCGCCCGGTCTTCGCCTGCTTCCGGTCGCGGCGGGCGATTACCGCAAAGCCGCGGGCCGGCAGGAGTTCGCCGTCAACGCGCCGGTGAACCTCATCTTCGTGCTCGACCGGGCGAAGTTCAGCGGGCTGCCGCCGGGCGCCGGGAAAACTCCGGATGACACCAGGATCTCCTGGGCGTATGTCAACGCCGGGTGCCAGGCCCAGAACGCCGCTCTCTACTGTGCGTCCGAAGGGTTGGGCGGGGTCGTCCGCGCCGGCTTCCCGGCCGAAGAACTCGGCCAGGCGCTGAATCTGACACCCGAGCAGATGCCGCTCCTTGCCTTCACGGTCGGGCGCCCGAAGACGAAGTAG
- a CDS encoding MBL fold metallo-hydrolase — translation MTGWRLATMIALVAASLVGFARADDSLRVHFIDVGHGDCIFIQTPDDGKPSNKCWQGNRVLIDAGDPTYSHNWPLTYLKRLGLKRGDRIDYVIATHLDEDHIGGLPMIYDTFHVLNTIEPGYNHPTVPAKAFRAAACRESLEGTTFWRDPIQSGLIHQLGGRLDLGSELDARLLFYSAKPGKARNDTRTNFSSIVLRIRYGAASFLFMGDAPQVVEESLLKLYPDTLLASTVLKVSHHGSLTARSLSFLRCVAPQYAVICSGLRYGLPKAQMLALLSDTLGAEVWRTDNCDREEGKDSLTAAGDDNIVVTTNGKKGGLKIRWNRVGQ, via the coding sequence GTGACAGGTTGGCGGCTGGCCACGATGATTGCGCTTGTGGCGGCGTCACTCGTTGGTTTCGCGCGGGCTGATGACAGCCTGCGCGTCCATTTCATCGACGTCGGGCACGGCGACTGTATCTTCATCCAGACCCCGGATGACGGGAAGCCGAGCAACAAATGCTGGCAGGGTAACCGAGTGCTCATCGACGCAGGCGACCCAACTTACAGTCACAATTGGCCCCTGACCTATCTGAAGCGTCTGGGGCTGAAGCGCGGAGACCGGATTGACTATGTGATTGCCACACATCTGGACGAGGACCACATCGGAGGACTGCCGATGATCTACGACACCTTCCACGTGCTGAACACAATTGAGCCAGGTTACAACCACCCGACAGTGCCGGCCAAGGCGTTCCGGGCCGCAGCGTGCCGCGAGTCGCTAGAGGGCACGACCTTCTGGCGCGACCCAATCCAGTCAGGGCTGATTCACCAATTGGGCGGGAGGCTGGATCTCGGGAGCGAGCTCGACGCCCGTCTGCTCTTCTACAGCGCCAAGCCGGGCAAGGCCAGGAACGATACCAGGACCAACTTCTCTTCGATCGTCCTGCGCATCCGTTACGGCGCGGCGAGCTTTCTTTTCATGGGCGACGCGCCGCAGGTCGTCGAGGAATCGCTGCTCAAGCTGTACCCCGACACGCTGCTCGCGAGCACGGTGCTCAAGGTCAGCCATCATGGTTCGCTGACCGCGCGCTCGCTGAGCTTCCTCAGGTGTGTAGCGCCGCAGTACGCCGTCATCTGTTCCGGTCTCAGGTACGGGCTGCCGAAGGCTCAGATGCTGGCGTTGCTCAGCGACACGCTAGGCGCCGAGGTCTGGCGAACCGACAACTGTGACAGAGAGGAGGGCAAGGACAGCCTTACCGCCGCGGGCGACGATAACATCGTCGTCACCACCAATGGGAAGAAGGGCGGACTGAAGATAAGGTGGAATCGAGTGGGGCAGTGA
- a CDS encoding NAD(P)/FAD-dependent oxidoreductase, with amino-acid sequence MSEKSIVIVGAGMAGLSAGCYARMSGYRATVLEAHSVPGGLCTAWTRKGYTFDISMHWLTGSKSGAFHQMWQELGVMDNRRFHYHSEMCTVESGSRRLSFCTDAQRLEAQMFALSPADAALTREFVRVVCGPNMMAASDLKPTELTGLFDNLRVMLIILPLMGTFRKYGKTTIQEFAGRFQNPFLREAVRMFIDGPGWPMPRFPMVALTGFLKSAVSEAGVPVGGSQQVAFAIAERFKELGGELRLKTRVADVSIDNGRAVGVKLSDGTEIKADEVIWAADGHTLIFDILGGRYVDSRIRTMYEKWIPVRPVVHVCLGVNREMSAEPARLTWELEKPINVAGEERKWLSVIHHSFDQTMAPAGKAAVEVWYPCQCEYWQGLAKDRPRYDAEKERIADLTITELDRRWPGFRAQTEVVDVPTPTTYVRYTGNWQASPDGWYVTVDNMRTNPIRTLPQLGGLWMAGQWTAPFTGTVMAALTGRQVIELLCRQDRKRLIAARPSPRHLQPGGVDSLSP; translated from the coding sequence GTGAGTGAGAAGTCGATCGTGATCGTCGGCGCAGGCATGGCCGGCCTATCGGCCGGGTGCTATGCCCGGATGAGCGGTTACAGGGCGACCGTACTGGAGGCGCACTCAGTCCCCGGAGGTCTTTGCACTGCCTGGACGCGGAAAGGCTACACCTTCGACATCAGCATGCACTGGCTGACCGGGTCCAAGTCCGGCGCTTTCCATCAGATGTGGCAGGAATTGGGCGTGATGGATAATCGGCGGTTCCACTACCACAGTGAGATGTGCACGGTCGAGAGCGGCAGCCGCAGGTTATCGTTCTGCACCGACGCGCAGCGGCTCGAAGCGCAGATGTTCGCTCTGTCACCGGCCGACGCCGCGCTGACGCGTGAGTTCGTGAGGGTGGTCTGCGGCCCGAACATGATGGCGGCGTCGGATCTGAAACCGACGGAACTCACCGGACTGTTCGACAACCTCCGAGTGATGCTCATCATCCTGCCGTTGATGGGCACGTTCCGAAAGTACGGCAAGACCACGATCCAAGAGTTCGCCGGACGATTCCAGAACCCGTTTCTGCGTGAGGCGGTGCGGATGTTCATAGACGGCCCGGGCTGGCCGATGCCCCGTTTTCCGATGGTCGCCCTTACTGGGTTCCTCAAGTCCGCAGTTTCTGAGGCCGGGGTCCCAGTTGGTGGCTCGCAGCAGGTGGCATTCGCGATTGCCGAGCGGTTCAAGGAGCTTGGCGGCGAGCTGCGCCTCAAGACGCGAGTGGCGGACGTGTCGATCGACAATGGCCGGGCGGTCGGCGTGAAGCTCTCCGACGGAACCGAAATCAAGGCCGACGAAGTCATCTGGGCAGCTGACGGCCACACCCTGATATTCGACATCCTTGGCGGCCGATACGTGGATAGCCGTATACGCACGATGTACGAAAAGTGGATACCGGTGCGGCCGGTGGTCCACGTATGCCTCGGCGTAAATCGGGAGATGTCGGCCGAGCCGGCTCGGCTGACATGGGAGTTGGAGAAGCCAATAAACGTGGCCGGCGAGGAACGCAAATGGCTGTCGGTCATCCACCATTCCTTCGACCAGACGATGGCGCCCGCAGGCAAGGCCGCGGTCGAGGTCTGGTATCCCTGCCAGTGTGAGTACTGGCAGGGGTTGGCAAAAGACCGTCCGCGCTACGATGCGGAGAAGGAACGGATTGCCGACCTGACAATCACCGAGCTTGACCGGCGCTGGCCGGGTTTCCGGGCGCAGACGGAGGTCGTCGACGTTCCTACGCCCACGACCTATGTACGCTACACCGGTAATTGGCAGGCGTCACCGGACGGCTGGTACGTCACGGTCGACAACATGCGGACTAATCCGATCCGGACTCTGCCCCAACTTGGCGGTCTCTGGATGGCAGGCCAGTGGACCGCGCCTTTCACCGGCACGGTCATGGCCGCGCTCACCGGCCGCCAAGTCATCGAGCTGCTCTGCCGGCAGGACCGCAAACGGCTAATCGCGGCCCGACCTTCGCCGCGACACTTGCAGCCCGGCGGCGTCGACTCCTTGTCGCCTTGA
- a CDS encoding TspO/MBR family protein, which produces MRGLGLLKFIVSLAVVLAAGGIGSLATAKTLPTWYEGLVKPRFNPPEWLFGPAWTALYLLMAVAAWLVWKRGFSAPGVRLALAAFLLQLVLNALWSVFFFGLRSPLYGLVDILLLWLAILGTIVLFFRVSVPAGVLLLPYIGWVTFATILNAAILSLNRR; this is translated from the coding sequence ATGAGAGGCTTGGGCCTACTGAAGTTCATCGTCAGTCTCGCGGTTGTGCTGGCAGCCGGTGGAATCGGTTCGCTTGCCACTGCGAAGACCTTGCCCACTTGGTACGAGGGTCTGGTGAAGCCACGTTTCAACCCGCCGGAGTGGCTGTTCGGCCCGGCTTGGACCGCGCTCTACCTGCTGATGGCGGTCGCCGCGTGGCTTGTCTGGAAGCGCGGTTTCAGCGCTCCCGGCGTCAGGCTCGCGCTCGCGGCATTCCTTCTCCAGCTAGTTCTCAACGCGCTCTGGTCGGTCTTCTTCTTCGGTCTGCGCTCCCCGCTTTACGGGTTAGTGGACATACTTCTGCTATGGCTCGCGATTCTTGGTACGATTGTCCTGTTTTTCCGGGTATCGGTTCCGGCCGGTGTCCTGCTCCTGCCCTACATCGGCTGGGTCACATTCGCCACCATTCTCAATGCCGCAATCCTCAGTCTTAATCGCCGGTAG
- a CDS encoding ABC transporter permease produces the protein MIDFACIRMVWERDVIRYFREKSQLYGSLSRPILWLFVLGLGLRGSASGIGNVNYTQFIFPGIIAMTAIFTSIQSAISIIWDREFGFLKEILVAPVPRTSIVIGKGLAGTTLSLVQGCIIILLAPLVHVHIPLVNIVPLIFTLAVMSFGLTGIGIVIAARMTSFQGFGTIMNFIIMPMWFLSGALFPARNLPIWLNALVRVNPLTYGVDLVRKLVLGFSYHSPVFDFVFLVCFGALTVGAAVFFFNIGEY, from the coding sequence ATGATTGACTTCGCCTGCATCCGCATGGTCTGGGAGCGGGACGTCATCCGCTACTTCCGCGAGAAGAGCCAGCTCTACGGGTCATTGTCCCGGCCGATACTCTGGCTCTTTGTGCTGGGTCTCGGCCTGCGCGGTTCCGCCTCTGGAATCGGAAACGTCAACTACACCCAGTTCATCTTCCCCGGCATCATCGCCATGACCGCGATCTTCACCTCGATCCAGTCGGCAATCAGCATCATCTGGGATCGCGAGTTCGGGTTCCTCAAGGAGATTCTCGTCGCGCCGGTGCCGCGGACTTCGATTGTCATCGGCAAGGGACTCGCCGGCACGACGCTCTCGCTCGTCCAGGGATGCATCATCATACTGCTTGCGCCGCTGGTCCACGTGCACATCCCGCTCGTCAATATCGTACCGCTCATCTTTACGCTGGCCGTCATGTCGTTCGGCCTGACCGGTATCGGCATCGTCATCGCGGCGCGGATGACCTCCTTTCAGGGCTTCGGCACCATCATGAACTTCATCATCATGCCGATGTGGTTCCTGAGCGGAGCGCTGTTCCCGGCCCGCAATCTGCCGATCTGGCTCAACGCCCTGGTGCGCGTGAACCCGCTCACCTACGGAGTTGACCTCGTGCGGAAGCTGGTGCTCGGGTTCTCCTACCACTCGCCTGTGTTCGACTTCGTGTTCCTGGTCTGCTTCGGCGCGCTCACCGTGGGGGCCGCGGTCTTCTTCTTCAACATCGGCGAGTACTAG
- a CDS encoding ATP-binding cassette domain-containing protein has translation MGIAAALPIENPQLPSAIDVSGLTRRFKSFTAVDGISFTVKTGEVFGFLGPNGAGKTTTVRMLCTLIRPSGGTARVGGFDIVHRHNDVRRSIGIIFQDPSLDDRLTARENLRFHAMVYKVPRTEVKARIADALDWMELTDRANDLVRNFSGGMKRRLEIARGLLHSPRVLFLDEPTLGLDPQTRSRIWERLLRLRQERGTTLFLTTHYMDEAENCDRIAIIDHGHIIALDTPARLKAQVQGDCIHLETADDAAAEAEVKQRYGVDVVRDQTGLHFEVENGAAFVPGLLRELSVSVRTVSVRPPTLEDVFLKLTGREIRDDGASEHEKLKSRVRRMGRAGR, from the coding sequence ATGGGCATCGCCGCGGCCCTGCCCATCGAGAACCCGCAGCTACCATCGGCAATCGACGTCAGCGGGTTGACCCGCCGGTTCAAGTCGTTCACGGCGGTCGACGGCATCTCTTTCACCGTCAAGACTGGCGAGGTGTTCGGGTTCCTCGGCCCGAACGGCGCGGGCAAGACCACGACCGTGCGGATGCTCTGCACGCTCATCCGGCCCAGCGGCGGCACTGCCAGGGTGGGAGGGTTCGACATCGTGCACAGGCACAACGATGTCCGCCGCTCCATCGGCATCATCTTCCAGGACCCTTCGCTCGACGACCGGCTGACCGCGCGCGAGAACCTGCGCTTCCACGCGATGGTCTACAAGGTGCCGCGGACCGAGGTGAAGGCGCGGATCGCCGACGCGCTCGATTGGATGGAACTTACCGACCGGGCAAACGACCTCGTCCGCAACTTCTCGGGCGGCATGAAGCGGCGGCTGGAAATCGCCCGCGGCCTGCTGCATTCGCCGCGCGTGCTCTTCCTCGACGAGCCGACACTCGGGCTCGACCCGCAGACCCGTTCGCGCATCTGGGAACGGCTGCTGAGGCTGCGCCAGGAGCGGGGAACGACCCTGTTTCTCACTACCCACTACATGGACGAAGCCGAGAACTGCGACCGGATCGCCATCATCGACCACGGTCACATCATCGCGCTCGACACGCCGGCCAGGCTCAAGGCGCAGGTGCAGGGCGACTGCATCCACCTGGAAACCGCAGACGACGCGGCAGCCGAGGCCGAGGTGAAACAGCGGTACGGCGTCGACGTCGTGCGAGACCAGACCGGCCTCCACTTCGAGGTCGAGAACGGCGCCGCGTTCGTGCCCGGGCTGCTGCGGGAGCTTTCGGTGTCGGTGCGAACGGTGAGCGTGCGGCCACCGACGCTCGAGGACGTTTTCCTCAAGCTGACCGGCCGGGAGATTCGCGACGACGGAGCCAGCGAGCACGAGAAGCTGAAGAGCCGGGTCAGACGGATGGGGCGGGCAGGAAGATGA